The genomic interval CACCGAGCTGCCCCTTCTTAAGTTCCTAGAGCCTGTTTGCTTTCTTGGGTCCTAATATTCTTGCCTAGTGCTTTGATACTTGAGGCTTTCCTTGTTCCTCAGAAGTTCAACCTGGTTCATCTTTGTATTTCTTGTGATTTTGTTTCTTAATCACTTTTGCTATCTTCTGTTGACTTGGCATTCATCTTGGGTTACCCCCTAATGTCCTAGATTCTTTCTGTGCTCTTTCTGgctttcttagttctttctggtcttccccaaataattttttcttttctaggctCTTAGCCTTTTACTTATCAGTGATCTGATAGCTCAAGGTAACTGCCTACCTTGTGCTGTCAGCCCAGTCTCGATGGTGGTCTTGTCTCCTCAGGTTTCAGAGGTTTTAGTGTTTCTTGACTttatggttctttcttttttaaaatttttatttcatttattcattttagaaaggagagagagagagaggagagatagagagagaaggggggaggagcaggaagcatcaactcccatatgtgcctggaccaggcaagcccagggtttcaaaccggcgacctcagcgtttccaggtcgacactttatccactgcgccaccttagGTCAGGCTAGGGTTCATTCTTAACTCCCCAAATCTGTGCCTAAACAGTCTAGTTTGACTTCCCTCACCAGCCAGGGACAACTTGAGCTTTTATCTTCTCTATCCTAGAGTTTGGTTGGGTTTCTTTTTGATATGATGCATACATGCAGGTCCACCTGGTTGGTATTGACATCTTTACTGGGAAGAAGTATGAAGATATCTGCCCGTCAACTCATAATATGGATGTCCCCAACATCAAAAGGAATGATTTCCAGGTATGCAGATGGGTTAGTAGTTGGAGGTGTTAGGGGGTTATAGACTGACCAGAGAGCTATGCTAGAAGAGTGGAGGGAAAGGGCAGGAGGAGGGTATTTGGTATTAGCAGTATGCCACCCCAGTTTGTCTATCCTTTATCCTCAACCTTCAGCTTCCTTCCCTGTCTGCCCCCAGCTGATTGGCATCCAGGATGGCTATCTATCACTGCTCCAGGACAGCGGGGAGGTGCGAGAGGACCTTCGTCTGCCTGAGGGAGACCTCGGCAAGGAGATCGAGCAGAAGTACGACTGTGGAGAGGAGATCCTGGTATGgtgccccaccccctttccccagcTTTGGTCTCTGTGCTTTGTCTCTGAGCTCAAACttctgcctctccctgtttcccaGATTACAGTGCTGTCTGCCATGACAGAGGAGGCAGCTGTTGCAATCAAGGCCATGGCAAAATAACTGGCTTCCAGgtaagtgagacagactccccaaaCCCCTTTACATACTTTGTGGTTCCTTTAGTCCTAATTGTTCCAGACCTTCTGGCCCCAGCACTGCCCTCACCCTTCTTCATGTTGAAGAGGTCATCGTCTCTTACCTGGTTTCTCTCTTACTCAAGGTGGCGGTGGTGGCAGCAGTGATCCTCAAGCCTGCAgaggccccctcccccagcctggcccAGCTCTGGCCCGGCCGTTGGCTGGAGTCCTACACAATTTATTTGACGTTTTATTTTGGTTTCCCCTACCCCTTCAATCTGTCGGGGAGCCCCTGCCCCTCTTCTCTTGGCCAGGAGTGAGTGATCCATGGCCTTGGTGAAGCTGCcctcctcttttcccctctcactaCAGCCCTGGTgggggaaagggggtgggtgCTGCTTGTGGTttagtgtgttttttgtttttttttattcattctggaATCAGAAAGCTGTGGTTCTGACAAATGGTCCTTGTGCCCTCCCCCTACTGATCCCTGGTCTGGTCCCTGTTCCACATAGCCCTTTACCCCAAACACCACCCCCACAGACTGGGGACCAGCCTCCTCCCTATGCCTGAATCTCTCACCAAATCCCTTTAgcgggagaaggaagagaaggagaaggagaagggaaggggacctGCCCCCTCCTCAGGCATCTGGGAGGGCCCTGCCCCCCCATGGGCTTCACCCTTTCCTGTGGGCTCTCTCCCCGACACATTTGTTAAAATAAACCTGAATAAAACTACAAGTTTAATATGAAGCCCCAACTTGGCTACTTTAAATAAATGGATGTTTGCTGACAAATAAGGGAAATTTGGGAACCAAAAATAGATTATAGGTTGGACTGTGCACTGAGTTCATTACAGCCAATACAGTATCCCACTTTGACTCGCCACAGTCCCACCAGCTATTCCCCACCCGCTAAGCAGTTCTGGCCTAGTCCAGGTGGGAGGCAACACAAATAGTAGCAGCCAGGGACAGTGGCAGGTAGAGTTTATTGGCTTAGGACTAGGACACACCAGGTAACCTCACCCATGGTAATGGTGGGGAGAGGTTGAAGTTAAAATTGGATGGTCACTTGTGGTAGAAGCGTGGGTTCTGGCTGTGCTGCAGGAAAGGGAGCCGGGGGCCAGGCTGGCTGGTAGCTGCAAAGCTCGACTGGCAGGGGTGATAAAAGGTAAGTTTTGTCAGTATGCACGCTCTCCCTTCTACTCCACACATAAAACCGCCcccaaacaaaggaaaaccagggTTGTGGGCCACATGTCCTACCCAACCCCGTTTTCCCTGATAGTGTAGGGGTTATGACAGGTATGATTACCATCCTTACCTTCCCTGCTGGTTGCATCTGTACAGGGAGCTGGGGGGAGGCAAGGAGTCCAGGGGCTGGATGCAGTGCTTGGGGGTGCATGGGGCGCAAGGAAGACTGCAGAGAAGAGAGTTCGGGCCTGTGGCAGCCTGGGTTTCCCCTTAGCATAGCCCTTCCCCTGGCCTCCCAAGGCTCCATACTCACCGAGTCAGAGAAGCCGGTCTGCGGGTTAGCATGTTCCAACTGTTTCTGCAGGGACAGGGCCCCACCAGGCTGTAGGAaccctgtgggggaagggcgggTGTGAAGTGAGAATGGGAAAGGGAGAACTCATGGAAGTAGGGACCCTGAACGCGGTGTCTGTCACCTGTCTGGGTGGGCTGGAAGTGGCTGTGCACGGCGTAAGGCTGTGGCTGCGGCTGAGACAAGTACTGCACTGCAGGAAATGCTGAAGGTGCTGAGAAAGGCAAGAAAGAGGCCCAGCCATTAGAACCACCTTAGTCTGGTAACAACACTTATTCCTCTGGGCTGTGAAGAAAGCCCCTCATCCTTTTCCCACCACTCACCTCTGAGCTGCTGACTCGGACTATAGGCTGGTTGAGTGGGTCCATAATGAGGTGGAGGCTGAGCAGTCCCATAAGCACCACCTGGGCTACCTTGGAATTGCCCGTGCTCTGGGGTCCCTGCGAAAGCTGCTGAGCCCACATAATGGCGGGTCTAAGGAGGATAATTCATTATAATCTATTTGAAAGATCTCAAGTGTATTCCCCATTTTCCCCTATACAGTTCAGTGTTACACTTAGGACTTGACTATTGGTTTAGTAACGTGTGGAAATAGGGAAGAACAGTGGGTTAGATACCCAACCCTGCTCCTCTTACTGTAAGCACTTGAGGTCCAAACATCTGTTTGGCTCTGTCAGCTGCCATAAGGGTGCCTGGGCGGTTGTGTCCTCCAGGGCTCCCTAGAGATGGAGAGGGGCTTCATGATGCTGAAATGGTGGTCTACAAGACCAAAGGGGGCTGTTCTGACAAGTAGTTTCTTTAATCCTCACCCTGCATGCTGAGGAGATGAGTTCCTGTGTGAACAGTCAGGCTCTGTGGGTATGCAGCTGATGTCAGAGTGGTTAGGTCACTAAAATGAAAGCAAGTGTCAAATATTAAGAACAAGTGCCCCTCTTTGGCCATAAACGCTTATTTTTTTGTTACCTGCCCCCAGTTTTAATTTTAGCTCTCCAATCCTACCTCTGCTCCTTTCGCCTACGTTTTTCTTCCTCATGTAAAACTTTTTTGAGCTGCAGAAAAAGCTGGTGCTTCTCTTCCTGTAGGGCTAAAAGCTTCTCTTGCAACTTCAGTAtctgggaaaggagggagggaaaatgaAGATAGAAGAGTCAAGGGAAGAAAAAGCTGGGAGATATCAAGGCATTACACATACTTGTTCCTTGGTCTCCTCTAATGACATTCTCTCTTccatctcctttttctttcttctctcctgctcTTCCTTCATCTTCTGTTCCATCATCTTGTCTACCTCTTCTTCCTCTATTGGAAGAttcaaacagaaaggaaaagtgGCAGAGTGGTTAAAATGATTACAATGTTAGGAACTGAAGATCAGCAAAAACTGGTTATCCCAATGCTTTATGCTCTTGATGAGACGCTTCTCATCACTGCGATAGGGGACCGGGAGAGGTAGGTTTCATTAGGTGCTCTCCAAGGTCCTTCCCAACTCGTTTCTGGAGTTCATACCTAGCGCTTTAAAATCCCACCACAACCGAGCTGTTTCATCCCTTCACTAGTTTGGGCCGCCGGGGCATTAGTCTGCCCCTGGGTGGGGGTCAGTCTGGGACAGCGGTGCCGCCATGAGAGTGAGCCCTCCCGCTCCAGCCCCAGCTCACCTTGCCGCTTGCGCTCCCGCTCCATCATGATGTGCCGGTGCAACGCCCTGGCCATGGCGTTGGAAAGCTTGGGGCGCTCCAGGAGCGCAGGCATGGTGCTGCCGGGGGCGCTTGGGGTGTGGGCGTCCGGCTCTGTTGCTAACTGCCAGACCTCGGACTGGGCCTGCGGGAAGGCAGGCACTCAGGGACGATCACTCCGGCCGCCTGAGACAGgaggccgccgccgccgccgcccggtcACGTGTCCGGGGCCCGCAGCCCGGCCCTGCCGCCCGCCTCCGCTGCAGCGCGCACGCGCTCGGGGGTGTCTAGTCTACGGGCTCCCAGCCCCTTCCCCGCCAAATCAGGCGTCCACCCCTCCCTACCCACTTTCTCTTCGCTTTCTCCGCGGCCGCCTGCACACCTTGGCCACTGTTACATCCGGTAATTCGCTTAATCCTTCCGGGGTCAGAGTATAAATGGCTTCACGGGTTGGGGGAGGCGGAAGTGCCAGGGACGGGTGCCTCTGGTGTCCAAACGCCTCCACTGCGTCCTCTTACGCCGACCGCCCCTGGCCGCATGCTAGCCGCCAGGCTCCCGGAGTCGGCTCCGGTCCTGTGGTGGGGCCCCCGAGTGGGCGGGCTGGGGATAGGGCATGCAAGAGAAGCGAGGCAGGTGCTCAGAGACGGTGTTTATTGGCTCCTTCGAAGTCAGAGTCAGGACAACTGTACAGACAACCCAACCCCTCCACTGTACCCGCCCTTCCCCGTTCCTGCCCGGTGGCCACAGGAAAAAGCAGCTTCATGTGGGGCACAGAGAGACTCCCCTGGGATTCACAGTAACCAAGAACAAAAACGGAAATAAATTAAGTGATACAGGGGAGGGAATCATAGGGAGTCGTGTTCCCCAAATCAGTGCATGAAAAGGGGTTACCCAGggcctggagctgggctccccgcAAGCTCCCTCGCCCCAGAGGGAGTGTTCCGGGGCCCTGGACACGGAGATATCCTCCACTTCCCATCTAACTTGGAGAGACTGCCTACATGCTCCTGTGCATCTGCCAGTCTGAGCACCATGCATGCTGCGGATCACTGGAATGAGGTGGAGGCAGTCATCACTCAAGAGTCCACAGGCCCAAGGCCCAACTGTGCTTATAGTAGTGAGGTCTCACCCCCTCATTCAACTCGTACCAGCAGGGCATAGAGGAGTGTGGCACCCTTCTCCTTGGTTACCCACTCAAGTTCGGCTGGGCTGAAGTGAGGGTCAAGAGGTTCTCTGAGGACAGCAGAAGGAGGGCCAGGCGTGTAAGAGCCAGGGCGCACACACACCTGGAACGCCACCTGGGCCTGGTGTGTCCGCTGGAATTTGGGGTCCCGGAATCTGTCAGGCAAAAAACAGAAATAGGGTAGTGAAGCTTCTGGGCCTTCTCACCTCTTCCCCTTGCTAACTACAATCACTACACTTCCCTTACTGTCCCTAAGAATCACTCCTACTTCATAGGGATTTGGCTCTAGCTGTTCTCTCTACTCTAAATGGTCTTCCTCTTGCCTGActggcagtagcacagtggatagagcatcaacctaggatgctgagaacccaggttcaaaacccagaggtcatcaGCTTATgcacaggcccaccagcttgagcacaggggctCCGGTTTGAGTGTGAGACCATcaacacgaccccatggtcactgacttgaagcccaaggaaactggcttgagtaagaggtcactggcgcagctggagcccccaggtaaaggaacatatgagaagcaatcaatgaacaattaaggtgacacaatgagttgatacttctcatctttcttccttccagtctcaatcaatcaatcaatcaatcaatcaatcaatggtCTTCCTCCTAATGCTTGGCTGCTCAGCTAACTACATCACCTCTTCCAACTTTTGCTCAAATCTCATCTTAATAGTATATACCCTGACTACTCTATTTAATGCTTGCTCCAACCGCACTTCCTTTCTCCAGTCTACTTTTTGTTCCATAGTACTACTTGTCacctttaaaaatactaaatattaatTGTGCATTAGCATTCTAGAGAAAATTTAGGTTCCACAAGAGCAAGATTCCCTTTTATGTTTGCTGAGATAGCACTAAACATGtggcatttgtttaaaaaatgtgtgAAGAAAAAGCTGTGGTGGAGACTGAGGAACTAGCAGAACAAGGTGGGAAAGGGGAGGGCATATCACGGAGACCCAAGCGGCCACCTCCTGTGTACTTACGGCACTTTGGACGCCAGGGTCTCAGCCCCAGCAtactggagggagggagaaagcagCACTGGCGGGGGCTGCTCCTCCCGAGGAGGCGCGCAGTTCTCACTCGGCTCCTCAAACCCTCCCCTGGGCTCTCCTTTCAAGGGTCGGCAGCTCAGGATGGAGGCAGTGCCTGTGAGGAGAACTGGGTCAGGGTAGCCTTGCTGCAGCCCACGGGCCCAGCCTGCTCTGATTCGGCCGGAGCTACAGTACCTGCTCCCAACTCCCCTCGGTCTAGCACCCTCCGGACGGCTGCCACGTTGCTCCCGTGATATGCCATGTGCCACTTCTTCATTAGTGTCCCAGCCTCCAGGTGGGGATTCATCCTAGGAAGAAAGTAGATGGGGCAGGTGGGACAAAGGTCACTGGTTCCCCAAAATCGTCCCCCTGGACATGCAATCCTGTCACTTCCAAGCACCCTCTTAGGAATATCCTTCTTAACGGGGCAAAGGACAATAAGGGAGACACATGACCCTGCCCCATATGTACCTGAGGTTGAACCTGCACCAGCCAAAGGGTAGGGCATATTCCCGGGGGGGTTCCCCACGGCGTCTGTGGGCCTCATCCCCTCGTATCTTCCGACAAGACTCACAGTAGCACAGGCTACGCTTCGGTGGAGGCATGAAATAATCCTCTGCAGGAGAGGAAGCGGCAGACTCGGTGCTCTGGCTTCTGGCCAGGGTCTCAACCACATGGCCTCCCTTTCACTGGCCTCGGGGCTCTGGGCATGGCCCTGCACAGATCCACGAATGAGGCAGATTGTAGGGGATTGGGGCCTCACCTGGAAGCAGCAGTAGTTCTTGGAAACGGGAGCAAAGGGCATGGTACTCGCAGCTCTTGAGGGGGCTGGCAGCAGGCGGTGGACCCCAGCATACGCTCTCCTTGATCCCTGAGGGAGCAGAGGGGGCACAGGTCACAGGAGATGGGGCTACAAGACAGGGTTAGGTAGGGGAGGATCCTGGACCCTTCAGGCCAGCTCACCATCCACCACATCAGCTTTCTCCATGTCCCCCTGGTTTCCAGCACTCTTTAAACTGGCAGCTCCCGGTTCAGGGCTCACAATCGTCACCTGCAGAACAGAGGGGTGGTCAGCCAGTGTGACCAGCCTCCAGGGCCTGCTGATCCTGTCCTTGGACCACAGACTTCCTCTTCACTTGGACAACCATCTCCCAGGCACTCCCTTCTCCTGGCTCCATGGTCACTAACCTGCTCACACTGCCCATAGAGGTCCACGAGCGCATGGCAGGGCTGGGGGACGTCTGGCACAGCCACCCCCTGGTCCATCCCATTGACATGGAGATGCAGACCTCCAGAGCTGTCTAGCCGCAGTCCCAGGATGGTGCCTTCAGGGCACGTGTCCAGATTTGGCCCAAACTTCTCACAGATCTGGGAGGAAAGACCTACTTACTGTCTTCCCCACCAGCAGCAGCCACCCcgtctttctttcttgttttgtagTGAGacagtgggtggggggtggggggcacacagacaggaaggcagagagatgagaagcatcaactcatagttgtggcactttactttttcattgattgcttttgcctatgtgccttgaccagggggccccagctgagccagtgatcccttgctcaagccagtgaccacaaggtcatgtctgtgatcccacactcaagctggtgaccctgtgctcaagctggcaactttggggttttgaacttgggtcctcagcaccccacaccgatgctctatccactgcgccactgcctggtcaggtgccaccCCCACTCTTCACTCTACTTGAGGTCACCAGTCTCTGGGCTCCGTCTCCACACTTGTCCGCTATCTGAGCTCTACCACCTGCTTCAATAACCTAGACTCCACCTCGTTTTTTCCCTACTGCAACATTCTCAATGGTATGGACATAGGAGGCAGCAAGCCTGTGACTGTCCAGGTAATGATACTTATACCCTGTGTGAATCTACCCACTATAGTGCCCTTCATACTTCTAAGCTTGGggcccctctcctcctttttgGCTAAATACTCCTTACTCACTTCTCTCTGCTCCCTACCCACCTTGAGGCCATTGTGGAAGACTCCACGGCCCCGCAACAGCCAGGCTGCCCGTttaagggcacatgcagaagcagGGAAGTTGAGCCTCTCAGGTGGGCAGGTGATGACTCCCAGGACAAGGGAAGATGTCCAATGCCGGTTCAGGAAGTCTATCCGTACCTGGGGGAGAAGGTGACTATTCCCCAGTCATGGCCTTCTGGGAAGAGGCTACCAACCCAGCATACCCATGCATCTCACACCAGCCAGGGAGGGAAGATGACACCTCCCAGAAAGTGGCCTGGGGTGACGCCCCTTCTAATCTTGGAGGGACTGGAGACTGCAAATTCAGTTATTTCCTGTCCTCTCTCAGCCTTAGTCTTCCTGTTGGCTCTGCAAGGATTCTTGTTCCTAGAGGCTCCCTTTTCCTGGCTGACAGTGACATCTTTTAGTTTGCAGCAGAAGGGCCACTCTTCTGGGAAGCCCTCCCTGCTTCCACGTACAGGATGAGGCATCTCCCCTGGAACCCCCAGCTCCTCCCTACTGCTTCCCTCACCAGTCACCAGGTGGGCGCTTTCTGGTAACTGACCTGCAACTCCCACCACAGGATTTGAGCAACAGCCTGGGAAGCTCATTCAAGGGACTTGCCTTCCACTTTGTTCTCTATCTGGGAAGGTCTTGCTCCAGGAGAGTGGGCCCTGGGTCACCCTGAGCAAGCGTTGCTGGGGACATAGAGGGGATAAGGAAGGGAGGCCCACCTGGACCAGCAGCTGTGGCACCAGGGGCTGACTGATGACCACAATGCCCTGATTGTAGCTGGCTACCCGTGAAGCTGTACGGTTCCCATTGGACAAGAGGATATTCTTCCCATGGTTCTCCAGGAACTTGAGGGCTGGAGGCATAATGGCCACTGGATCCTGGCCCTGGTATGGAAGAAACtaagctgctgctgttgctgatGTGAGACCCAAGGCATCCCAGTGGAGTTCACACAGAGCTTATGTATAAACTTCCACCCACCCAGGACATAACTGGAGAACTCAAAATGACCTAGTAGCCAATGGCCCACCAATGCTAATCCATATGCCCAGATGGCCCTGCTGCAGCCTCTTACTCCCAGGCCATGCTCCTCGTCCTCCTCATCCTCATCGCCCTCACTTCCGGTATCCAAGCTGGGAGAAGGAGGCTGGGTGCCTTCTGGCTCATCCAGCCTTGTGGAGCTGACAATAGACACACTCCGCACTGGCCCGTACAGGTCCAACACAGCCCACACGTTCTGGGGGCACACAAGACCCAGGAAGTTGATGATGAGTTAAAGACCTCAACCCCTCTCCCAGGATCCAAGGCAAGTCTCAGGTCTACCTTGGCAATGCCAGTGGCTGCAGGCCCCATATCCTCTCCATCTACCATGACGTGCATCGAGTCATCGGCTCCCCGCCGAATGCCCACACGGCTCCCCACCTAGAGCCAAGACAAAGACAGATGCTCAGCTCACCTCTCTCTGCCATTCCCCTCCCAACACCAACCACCCTTGTCTCTGGATCCAGCAGCATCACCCCCAGTCTCTCTAGGTTCCGGCCATAGTTCATCCTCTGAAGCAGCCCGTCACGCCGCACTTCACAGCTGGACACCATCCAGGTGGTCTTCATCCGGAGCTCtagcagggagggaggcagcccGGGGCCACCACCTGACCCAGGCCCCATCTCCCCGGGTGCTAGTGTGGTCAGCCCGACCCGGAGAGAACCTGCCCACTTCTCATCCAGCTCCTCCACTTTGACCTGTGTAGAAAAGGGCGAGCGCTAGCTGGGGCACTAGCTGGCACTAGGGGGTAGGACGCGGTCTGGCCCTGCTGTGAAGGACCCGGAAGCCTCCACTGTCACATTGCCACAGCCTACCTCAAAGACTTCCTCAGTCTTGAGCTCTTTGGTGCTGAAGACAAGGCCATGAGCATAGCCAGCTGCTCGCACTGCCCTCGTGCCATCCTCCTCCAGAGTGATGTTTTTGCCGCAgatactgtggaaccggtgagccaCACCAGCCACTGAGAAGAGATGGCATTGAAGGAAAGGGTAGAATTGGGGTAGCAAGCTTCAGATAGGACACAGAGCAAAGCTTTCAGGAGGAATAGGAAGTTGAGATAAAGGTCCCATTGGCCATCACTCCTTCAAGAACCTCTGATGCCTCTTTTCACCACAGCCAAGACTCGCCCCCAAACCCAGAATGCCCAGCTCATGGTGTCCAGGAAGCATTCAGGCCCTGTGTTCCAGGAGTAACCTGCTGCCCTCTTCCTGGCTGCTTTGTGCCATGGGTTGTTCCTTCCCCTTTGCCTATAGTTACTGCCACCAGCCTGTTTTTGAACAGCTTCCCTAACCTAGAAGCTTTCTCTTTCAAGCCCATAGCAAGAGAAGCAGAGCCCACCCTCCCCCCCTGCTGGCTGAACCTGGGGAGTGCAGGGGGAATGACTTCTCAGTAGCGGTGTTGCTGGTGGCCAGGCTGTTGTCCATAGGGCCGGTAGCGCtggtgatggacacttggacacACTGGCCATAGAGATCCACTACCGCGTACACCTCTGGATACAAAAGGAAGGAGTCAGAACCTTGATAGCCCAGGGCGGGCCACGCTGAGGGCGGCAGGTCGAAAGCCAGAGTAGTCACCTTTACCCGGAGGCAAGCCCGAGCAGGCAGCGCCTTGGTCCTGGCCATTGATGAAGTAGTGTAGATCGCCCTTGGAAGTTCGCATCATGCCAATGCGTGCACCTGTGCCTAATGCGTCAAGGTCACACCCATAGTTGTTGCGCATCGTGTTACCATCTTGCATGATAGCTGTGCCGCTGGGGGGAATGACAAAAAGggcaggtcaggccctggccggttggctcagcggtagaacgtcggcctggcatgcgggggacccaggtttgatttccggccagggcacataggacaagcgcccatttgcttctccaccctcccctccttcctctctgtctcttcccctcccgcagccaaggctccattggagcaaagatggcccgggcgctggggatggctccttggtctctgccccaggcgctagagtggctctggtcacggcagagcgacgccccagaggggcagagcatcgccccctggtgggcagagcgttgcccctggtgggcgtgccgggtgcatcccggtcgggcgcatgcgggagtctgactgtctctccccgtttccagcttcagaaaaatacaaaaaaaaaaaaaagggcaggtcAACCTCCCAACTTCCTCTCTACTTGGGTCTCTGCCTAGTCTCTGCCTGGCGGAATCTTCCTGTGCCTTGGATTGGGATCACAATCTGGGATCTGAGACCCAATCCTGTCTTCTACAATCCCTGGGATCCCTCTTATAAAAAAAGTAGTAAATACCCTATAAAGGAGGGTTGAGCCTtgtggaaggggagggagggtttCCAGAATTAAAGAGAAGAGGCCGCCAGATCCCCCAAGGTCTGTTCATTGTCCGTGGTTACCACAGGCCTGAAATCCTGCTTCCCGCGCCCCAGCCAGCTCCATCTACTCCCCCCAGCTGGCCCCCAAAGCAAGCAGCCCCACCTTAGCATCCAAGTATCATAGTCAATGTCTGTCATAGTGTTGGGGAATTCCAGGTCCTCTGGTCGAATAGCGGTCACTCCTAGAGGAGGTGAGGTTAGGTCAGAGCCAAGCCCCAGCGTGGGTAGGTAGCACCTCTCCtggcacacatgtgcatgcacgcgtacacacacacacacacacacacacacacacacacgcgcgcgcgcccCTCACCAGCCTCGATGGAGCCTGACCAGCGGTCCACCATCTTCTGAATGACAATTTCAAACAGCTCTCCATCCCGCAGGGCCCTACCGGAGAATGGCAATCAGACAGGCCCCACAGGGCAGCTGAGCCCGATCAGTGGGAAGGTGGGGATAGGCAAATCCAGACTCTAACCGGTTGGAGATAACAATGGCGTCATTAAATTCGCTGCGGCAGTTGTGCCGGAGTGCAGTGCGGCCCCCATTAGTGATGACTGCGTTACTGCCATGCAGCTGGTGGAAGCGCAGGT from Saccopteryx leptura isolate mSacLep1 chromosome 2, mSacLep1_pri_phased_curated, whole genome shotgun sequence carries:
- the NEURL4 gene encoding neuralized-like protein 4 isoform X7, producing MAAGSGGSGGSGGDPGLGPGGAGGPGGSCPGPGSGAGLSSGGELHPRTGRLVSLSACGRTARRQQPGQEFNHGLVLSREPLCDGRVFTVRIDRKVNSWSGSIEIGVTALDPSVLDFPSSATGLKGGSWVVSGCSVLRDGHSVLEEYGQDLDQLGEGDRVGVERTVAGELRLWVNGRDCGVAATGLPARVWAVVDLYGKCTQITVLPPEPGFSPSTPIPTPPLEPSAPCEDSVLAEPGISRDEDFASMELSEVVSSALLSTYSGGLLSVNLSSPPAGEGLGSSCAATSPILTSNDALLFHEKCGTLIKLSNNNKTAERRRPLDEFNNGVVMTNRPLRDNEMFEIRIDKLVDKWSGSIEIGVTTHNPNNLEYPATMTNLQSGTIMMSGCGILTNGKGTRREYCEFSLDELQEGDHIGLTRKSSSALHFFINGIDQGVATPLTPPVVYGVVDLYGMAVKVTIVHNNNHSDRLRRNNAILRALSPEGALRRAAPATQAEPERLVFHPNCGQKAAITHEGRTALRPHATDDFNHGVVLSSRALRDGEVFQVRIDKMVDKWAGSIEIGVTTHNPAYLQLPSTMTNLRSGTWMMTGNGVMHNGTTILDEYGHNLDRLKAGDTVGVVRREDGTLHFFVNGMTQGPAAWNVPPGVYAVVDLYGQAAQATIVDDVEVTPVPEPLPEGNNQVSPSSPSSGAGGSDLRFHQLHGSNAVITNGGRTALRHNCRSEFNDAIVISNRALRDGELFEIVIQKMVDRWSGSIEAGVTAIRPEDLEFPNTMTDIDYDTWMLSGTAIMQDGNTMRNNYGCDLDALGTGARIGMMRTSKGDLHYFINGQDQGAACSGLPPEVYAVVDLYGQCVQVSITSATGPMDNSLATSNTATEKSFPLHSPVAGVAHRFHSICGKNITLEEDGTRAVRAAGYAHGLVFSTKELKTEEVFEVKVEELDEKWAGSLRVGLTTLAPGEMGPGSGGGPGLPPSLLELRMKTTWMVSSCEVRRDGLLQRMNYGRNLERLGVGSRVGIRRGADDSMHVMVDGEDMGPAATGIAKNVWAVLDLYGPVRSVSIVSSTRLDEPEGTQPPSPSLDTGSEGDEDEEDEEHGLGGQDPVAIMPPALKFLENHGKNILLSNGNRTASRVASYNQGIVVISQPLVPQLLVQVRIDFLNRHWTSSLVLGVITCPPERLNFPASACALKRAAWLLRGRGVFHNGLKICEKFGPNLDTCPEGTILGLRLDSSGGLHLHVNGMDQGVAVPDVPQPCHALVDLYGQCEQVTIVSPEPGAASLKSAGNQGDMEKADVVDGIKESVCWGPPPAASPLKSCEYHALCSRFQELLLLPEDYFMPPPKRSLCYCESCRKIRGDEAHRRRGEPPREYALPFGWCRFNLRMNPHLEAGTLMKKWHMAYHGSNVAAVRRVLDRGELGAGTASILSCRPLKGEPRGGFEEPSENCAPPREEQPPPVLLSPSLQYAGAETLASKVPFRDPKFQRTHQAQVAFQVCVRPGSYTPGPPSAVLREPLDPHFSPAELEWVTKEKGATLLYALLVRVE